In Xenopus laevis strain J_2021 chromosome 2S, Xenopus_laevis_v10.1, whole genome shotgun sequence, a genomic segment contains:
- the trim3.S gene encoding tripartite motif containing 3 S homeolog isoform X1, giving the protein MLTSGRVPASRRRCVTSERGCPSDVVSLSCSAVQWQPEGSRARPVGESRSVGNGERRASLSVKIMASPVVREIDKQFLVCSICLERYHVPKVLPCLHTFCERCLQSYIPPQSLTLSCPVCRQTSILPEKGVSALQNNFFITNLMEVLQRSPESGRQEQSVLPSEGQVAGTPLSCPNHQGKTMEYYCGPCETAMCVECTEGEHREHCTVPLKDVLEQHKTSLRNQLESIRSRIPQLTSAIDLVTDISRQVSERKNSAVNEICSAFEELEKALQHRKNALLQDLEAICLNKQKVLQSQLSSLQQGLDNMESSVRFTEQALGHGSETEVLLVRKQMSERLNELASREFPLHPQQNPQLEFRVETEGLRRSLQNLGALLTTNAVAYASVATGEGLRQALVAQQTSVTVTTKDMDGELVRSGNATLKAQITGPDGGAQEGEVTDNKNGTYEVVYTLRIEGEHLLSLRLYGQPLRGSPYRVRAVKPGDVPPSPEDVKRRVKSPSGGHIRQKAVRRPSSMYSTNKKKENPIEDEMILRVGSRGRDKGEFSNLQGISTSCNNRIVVADSNNQCIQVFTNDGLFKLRFGVRGRSPGQLQRPTGVAVDLNGDIVVADYDNRWVSIFSPEGKFKNKIGVGRLMGPKGVAVDRNGHLIVVDNKSCCIFIFQSNGKLVGRFGGRGPGDKQQPGALDGPHFVAVNNKNEIVVTDFHNHSVKVYSADGEFLFKFGSHGEGNGQFNAPTGIAVDSNGNIIVADWGNSRIQVFDSSGSFLSYINTMGDPLYGPQGLSLTSDGHVVVADSGNHCFKVYRYLQ; this is encoded by the exons ATGCTAACGAGTGGGCGTGTCCCAGCGAGTAGGAGGCGGTGTGTGACGTCAGAGAGGGGCTGTCCCAGTGACGTTGTTTCTCTCAGCTGTTCCGCAGTACAATGGCAGCCGGAGGGATCCCGGGCGAGGCCTGTGGGAGAGAGTCGGTCGGTCGGTAACGGAGAGCGGCG TGCGTCTCTATCAGTGAAGATCATGGCGAGTCCGGTGGTGCGTGAGATTGACAAGCAGTTCCTGGTCTGTAGCATCTGTCTGGAGAGATACCACGTTCCCAAGGTGCTGCCCTGTCTGCACACGTTCTGTGAGAG ATGCCTCCAGAGCTATATCCCACCCCAGAGCCTGACCCTCTCCTGCCCAGTCTGCCGCCAAACCTCCATCTTGCCTGAGAAAGGAGTCTCCGCCTTGCAGAACAACTTCTTCATTACAAACCTGATGGAGGTCCTGCAGCGCAGCCCAGAGAGTGGGCGCCAGGAGCAGAGTGTCCTGCCGAGTGAGGGCCAAGTAGCCGGGACCCCATTATCATGCCCAAACCATCAGGGCAAG ACAATGGAGTATTACTGTGGCCCCTGTGAGACGGCCATGTGTGTGGAGTGCACCGAGGGGGAGCACCGGGAGCATTGCACCGTCCCACTGAAAGATGTTCTGGAGCAACACAAGACATCACTACGCAACCAACTGGAGAGTATTAGGAGCAG GATTCCTCAGCTGACCTCGGCCATTGACCTTGTGACTGACATCAGCCGACAGGTGAGCGAGAGGAAGAATTCGGCCGTCAATGAGATTTGCTCTGCCTTTGAGGAGCTGGAAAAGGCTCTTCAGCACAGAAAGAATGCTCTGCTGCAGGACCTGGAGGCAATCTGTTTGAACAAGCAGAAG gtCCTCCAGTCTCAACTGTCCTCCCTACAGCAAGGTTTGGACAACATGGAGAGCAGCGTGCGTTTTACAGAACAAGCCCTGGGTCACGGCTCAGAGACAGAAGTCTTGTTGGTGAGGAAACAAATGAGCGAGCGACTCAATGAACTGGCCTCGCGTGAGTTTCCACTCCATCCCCAGCAGAACCCACAACTTGAGTTTCGAGTGGAAACTGAGGGACTCAGACGCTCCCTACAGAACCTGGGGGCCCTGCTCACCACAAATGCTGTTGCGTATGCATCAGTGGCCACAGGAGAAGGCTTACGCCAAGCCCTGGTCGCACAACAGACATCAGTTACAGTTACCACCAAGGACATGGATGGCGAGTTGGTTCGCAGTGGCAATGCCACCCTAAAAGCCCAAATCACAGGCCCAGATGGAGGAGCACAAGAGGGAGAGGTGACCGACAATAAGAATGGAACATATGAGGTTGTGTACACATTGCGCATAGAAGGGGAGCACCTCTTATCTTTAAGGCTTTATGGACAACCTCTGCGTGGAAGTCCTTACCGAGTGCGAGCAGTAAAACCTGGGGATGTGCCGCCTTCACCTGAGGATGTCAAGCGCCGGGTCAAGTCTCCAAGTGGGGGTCACATTCGACAGAAGGCTGTGAGGAGACCCTCTAGCATGTACAGTACTAACAAGAAGAAGGAGAATCCCATAGAAGATGAGATGATACTAAGAGTGG GCTCCCGAGGGAGAGATAAAGGGGAATTCTCCAATTTACAGGGAATCTCCACCTCCTGCAATAATCGCATAGTTGTGGCCGACAGCAATAACCAGTGTATCCAG GTCTTCACCAACGATGGCCTATTCAAGTTGAGGTTTGGAGTTCGGGGTAGGTCCCCAGGGCAGTTGCAGCGTCCAACAGGAGTAGCAGTGGATTTGAATGGAGATATTGTTGTAGCAGATTATGACAATCGCTGGGTCAGCATCTTTTCACCTGAGGGCAAGTTCAAG AACAAAATTGGTGTAGGGCGTCTCATGGGGCCTAAAGGAGTTGCTGTTGACCGTAATGGACACCTAATTGTAGTAGACAACAAATCCTGCTGCATCTTCATCTTCCAGTCCAATGGGAAGCTTGTGGGGAGATTTGGGGGACGTGGACCTGGGGACAAGCAACAACCTGGAGCTCTAGATG GCCCCCATTTTGTGGCAGTGAATAACAAGAATGAGATTGTGGTTACAGATTTTCACAACCACTCAGTCAAG gtctACAGCGCAGATGGTGAGTTCCTCTTCAAGTTTGGATCCCATGGGGAGGGGAATGGCCAGTTTAATGCCCCCACTGGAATTGCTGTGGATTCTAATGGAAATATAATTGTCGCTGACTGGGGCAACAGCAGAATACAG GTGTTTGACAGCTCAGGTTCATTCCTGTCCTACATAAACACCATGGGGGACCCACTGTACGGCCCCCAAGGTCTGTCTCTGACCTCAGATGGACACGTGGTGGTCGCAGACTCTGGGAACCATTGCTTCAAGGTGTATCGTTACCTGCAATGA
- the trim3.S gene encoding tripartite motif containing 3 S homeolog (The RefSeq protein has 2 substitutions compared to this genomic sequence): protein MASPVVREIDKQFLVCSICLERYHVPKVLPCLHTFCERCLQSYIPPQSLTLSCPVCRQTSILPEKGVSALQNNFFITNLMEVLQRSPESGRQEQSVLPSEGQVAGTPLSCPNHQGKTMEYYCGPCETAMCVECTEGEHREHCTVPLKDVLEQHKTSLRNQLESIRSRIPQLTSAIDLVTDISRQVSERKNSAVNEICSAFEELEKALQHRKNALLQDLEAICLNKQKVLQSQLSSLQQGLDNMESSVRFTEQALGHGSETEVLLVRKQMSERLSELASREFPLHPQQNPQLEFRVETEGLRRSLQNLGALLTTNAVAYASVATGEGLRQALVAQQTSVTVTTKDMDGELVRSGNATLKAQITGPDGGAQEGEVTDNKNGTYEVVYTLRIEGEHLLSLRLYGQPLRGSPYRVRAVKPGDVPPSPEDVKRRVKSPSGGHIRQKAVRRPSSMYSTNKKKENPIEDEMILRVGSRGRDKGEFSNLQGISTSCNNRIVVADSNNQCIQVFTNDGLFKLRFGVRGRSPGQLQRPTGVAVDMNGDIVVADYDNRWVSIFSPEGKFKNKIGVGRLMGPKGVAVDRNGHLIVVDNKSCCIFIFQSNGKLVGRFGGRGPGDKQQPGALDGPHFVAVNNKNEIVVTDFHNHSVKVYSADGEFLFKFGSHGEGNGQFNAPTGIAVDSNGNIIVADWGNSRIQVFDSSGSFLSYINTMGDPLYGPQGLSLTSDGHVVVADSGNHCFKVYRYLQ from the exons ATGGCGAGTCCGGTGGTGCGTGAGATTGACAAGCAGTTCCTGGTCTGTAGCATCTGTCTGGAGAGATACCACGTTCCCAAGGTGCTGCCCTGTCTGCACACGTTCTGTGAGAG ATGCCTCCAGAGCTATATCCCACCCCAGAGCCTGACCCTCTCCTGCCCAGTCTGCCGCCAAACCTCCATCTTGCCTGAGAAAGGAGTCTCCGCCTTGCAGAACAACTTCTTCATTACAAACCTGATGGAGGTCCTGCAGCGCAGCCCAGAGAGTGGGCGCCAGGAGCAGAGTGTCCTGCCGAGTGAGGGCCAAGTAGCCGGGACCCCATTATCATGCCCAAACCATCAGGGCAAG ACAATGGAGTATTACTGTGGCCCCTGTGAGACGGCCATGTGTGTGGAGTGCACCGAGGGGGAGCACCGGGAGCATTGCACCGTCCCACTGAAAGATGTTCTGGAGCAACACAAGACATCACTACGCAACCAACTGGAGAGTATTAGGAGCAG GATTCCTCAGCTGACCTCGGCCATTGACCTTGTGACTGACATCAGCCGACAGGTGAGCGAGAGGAAGAATTCGGCCGTCAATGAGATTTGCTCTGCCTTTGAGGAGCTGGAAAAGGCTCTTCAGCACAGAAAGAATGCTCTGCTGCAGGACCTGGAGGCAATCTGTTTGAACAAGCAGAAG gtCCTCCAGTCTCAACTGTCCTCCCTACAGCAAGGTTTGGACAACATGGAGAGCAGCGTGCGTTTTACAGAACAAGCCCTGGGTCACGGCTCAGAGACAGAAGTCTTGTTGGTGAGGAAACAAATGAGCGAGCGACTCAATGAACTGGCCTCGCGTGAGTTTCCACTCCATCCCCAGCAGAACCCACAACTTGAGTTTCGAGTGGAAACTGAGGGACTCAGACGCTCCCTACAGAACCTGGGGGCCCTGCTCACCACAAATGCTGTTGCGTATGCATCAGTGGCCACAGGAGAAGGCTTACGCCAAGCCCTGGTCGCACAACAGACATCAGTTACAGTTACCACCAAGGACATGGATGGCGAGTTGGTTCGCAGTGGCAATGCCACCCTAAAAGCCCAAATCACAGGCCCAGATGGAGGAGCACAAGAGGGAGAGGTGACCGACAATAAGAATGGAACATATGAGGTTGTGTACACATTGCGCATAGAAGGGGAGCACCTCTTATCTTTAAGGCTTTATGGACAACCTCTGCGTGGAAGTCCTTACCGAGTGCGAGCAGTAAAACCTGGGGATGTGCCGCCTTCACCTGAGGATGTCAAGCGCCGGGTCAAGTCTCCAAGTGGGGGTCACATTCGACAGAAGGCTGTGAGGAGACCCTCTAGCATGTACAGTACTAACAAGAAGAAGGAGAATCCCATAGAAGATGAGATGATACTAAGAGTGG GCTCCCGAGGGAGAGATAAAGGGGAATTCTCCAATTTACAGGGAATCTCCACCTCCTGCAATAATCGCATAGTTGTGGCCGACAGCAATAACCAGTGTATCCAG GTCTTCACCAACGATGGCCTATTCAAGTTGAGGTTTGGAGTTCGGGGTAGGTCCCCAGGGCAGTTGCAGCGTCCAACAGGAGTAGCAGTGGATTTGAATGGAGATATTGTTGTAGCAGATTATGACAATCGCTGGGTCAGCATCTTTTCACCTGAGGGCAAGTTCAAG AACAAAATTGGTGTAGGGCGTCTCATGGGGCCTAAAGGAGTTGCTGTTGACCGTAATGGACACCTAATTGTAGTAGACAACAAATCCTGCTGCATCTTCATCTTCCAGTCCAATGGGAAGCTTGTGGGGAGATTTGGGGGACGTGGACCTGGGGACAAGCAACAACCTGGAGCTCTAGATG GCCCCCATTTTGTGGCAGTGAATAACAAGAATGAGATTGTGGTTACAGATTTTCACAACCACTCAGTCAAG gtctACAGCGCAGATGGTGAGTTCCTCTTCAAGTTTGGATCCCATGGGGAGGGGAATGGCCAGTTTAATGCCCCCACTGGAATTGCTGTGGATTCTAATGGAAATATAATTGTCGCTGACTGGGGCAACAGCAGAATACAG GTGTTTGACAGCTCAGGTTCATTCCTGTCCTACATAAACACCATGGGGGACCCACTGTACGGCCCCCAAGGTCTGTCTCTGACCTCAGATGGACACGTGGTGGTCGCAGACTCTGGGAACCATTGCTTCAAGGTGTATCGTTACCTGCAATGA